One Desulfuromonas acetexigens genomic window carries:
- a CDS encoding chloride channel protein: protein MAFGQRLRARLRYALAGLPAYFHISENTFLIILAVIIGVLGGLGNYAFRQTIEFMHWGLFEQSERLLDISLHEWSPRRFAVMFLPAIGGLLLIPLWHWFGQDLKGGFAGFLERVNLGGAKLRLRPIFTRGFSAALTIGSGGSAGQEGPIAMIGGAIGSQFGQAFKMSGDRLKVLVACGAAAGVAATFNAPIAGVFFAQEIVLLASFELASFTSIVIASGMATVVSRALLGNISELFAPQYVVQSFWEFGLYVLLGLLIGVFAAGFTDIHFRIKDRIAAIPIHPLLKPAAGGLVVGLIGVAFPQVFGNGYEFVETVLLGGGDGQPLTWYLLAGLVLAKAVATSITLGSGMPGGLFAPNLFIGAMSGGAFGHLAAKLFPMAGITPGAYALVGMGAFLAAATHAPMTAIFLLFEITDSYEVIIPIMLTCVIGTATARHFKKDSLETFELTRAGIDLEAGKERNIMKSIRVGEVMVRDVASIPENMTLGQFAQFIERTRHTNFPLVNAQGELTGIISVQDFMGVVFERDLMDLVVVKELATTKVITAHADEDLDQAMRKIGYRNIEQLPVVDRATHCQLLGIISRRDMVSAYNRVLMSRTLEDQ from the coding sequence TTGGCTTTCGGACAGCGTCTGCGGGCGCGGCTGCGTTATGCGCTGGCCGGGCTGCCCGCCTATTTTCATATCAGCGAAAACACTTTTCTCATCATCCTCGCGGTAATCATCGGGGTGCTCGGTGGCTTGGGCAACTACGCCTTCCGTCAGACCATCGAGTTCATGCATTGGGGATTGTTCGAGCAGAGCGAACGGCTGCTCGACATCAGCCTGCATGAGTGGAGCCCCCGGCGCTTTGCGGTGATGTTTTTACCGGCCATCGGCGGCTTGCTGCTGATCCCCCTCTGGCACTGGTTCGGGCAGGATCTCAAGGGAGGTTTTGCCGGTTTTCTGGAGCGGGTCAATCTCGGTGGCGCCAAGCTGCGTCTGCGGCCGATCTTCACTCGCGGCTTCAGCGCCGCCCTGACCATCGGTTCCGGCGGCAGCGCCGGACAGGAGGGACCGATCGCCATGATCGGCGGCGCCATCGGTTCCCAGTTCGGCCAGGCCTTCAAGATGAGCGGCGACCGGCTCAAGGTACTGGTTGCCTGCGGCGCCGCCGCCGGGGTTGCCGCTACCTTCAACGCTCCCATCGCCGGGGTCTTCTTCGCTCAGGAAATCGTCCTCCTCGCGTCTTTCGAGCTCGCCAGTTTCACCTCCATCGTCATCGCCAGTGGCATGGCCACCGTCGTCTCCCGCGCCCTGCTCGGCAATATTTCGGAACTTTTCGCCCCCCAATACGTCGTCCAGAGCTTCTGGGAATTCGGTCTCTATGTGCTGCTCGGCCTGCTCATCGGCGTGTTCGCGGCAGGCTTCACCGATATCCACTTTCGCATCAAGGATCGTATCGCCGCCATTCCCATCCATCCCCTGCTCAAACCGGCGGCGGGGGGGCTGGTGGTCGGCCTTATCGGCGTGGCTTTCCCCCAGGTTTTCGGCAACGGCTACGAGTTCGTCGAAACCGTCCTTTTGGGCGGCGGCGACGGCCAACCGCTGACCTGGTACCTGTTGGCGGGCCTGGTTCTGGCCAAGGCCGTGGCGACCTCCATCACCCTCGGCTCGGGGATGCCCGGCGGTCTCTTCGCTCCCAACCTCTTTATCGGTGCCATGAGCGGCGGCGCTTTCGGCCATCTCGCGGCCAAACTCTTCCCCATGGCGGGGATCACCCCCGGCGCTTACGCCCTGGTCGGCATGGGCGCCTTTCTGGCGGCGGCAACCCACGCGCCGATGACCGCGATCTTTCTACTCTTCGAGATCACCGACAGCTATGAGGTCATCATCCCGATCATGCTCACCTGCGTCATCGGCACGGCGACGGCTCGCCACTTCAAAAAGGACAGTCTCGAAACCTTCGAGCTGACCCGGGCCGGCATCGACCTCGAGGCAGGCAAAGAGCGCAACATCATGAAGTCGATCCGGGTCGGCGAGGTCATGGTGCGCGACGTGGCCAGCATTCCCGAGAACATGACTCTGGGGCAGTTCGCCCAATTCATTGAGCGCACCCGGCATACCAATTTCCCCCTGGTCAACGCGCAGGGGGAGCTGACCGGCATCATCTCGGTACAGGATTTCATGGGGGTAGTTTTCGAGCGCGACCTCATGGATCTGGTGGTGGTCAAGGAATTGGCGACGACCAAGGTCATCACCGCCCATGCGGATGAGGATCTCGACCAGGCGATGCGCAAGATCGGCTACCGTAACATCGAGCAGCTGCCGGTGGTCGACCGCGCGACCCACTGCCAACTGCTCGGCATTATCTCGCGACGGGACATGGTTTCGGCCTACAACCGGGTGCTGATGAGTCGCACCCTGGAGGACCAGTAA